The Klebsiella quasivariicola region CCCAGGCGCTGGGCGTCTCCATCAGCGACATCAACACCACGCTGGGCGCGGCCTGGGGCGGAAGCTATGTCAACGACTTTATCGACCGCGGTCGCGTGAAAAAAGTGTACATCATGTCTGAAGCGAAATACCGTATGCTGCCGGAAGACATCGGCAAGTGGTATGTTCGCGGTAGTGATGGCCAGATGGTGCCGTTCTCCGCCTTCTCGACCTCGCGTTGGGAATACGGCTCGCCGCGTCTGGAACGTTACAACGGTCTGCCATCGCTGGAAATTCTCGGCCAGGCAGCGCCAGGCAAGAGTACCGGTGAAGCGATGGCGCTGATGGAAGAGCTGGCGGGTAAGCTGCCATCAGGTATCGGCTACGACTGGACCGGGATGTCTTATCAGGAACGACTGTCCGGCAACCAGGCCCCCGCCCTGTATGCCATCTCGCTGATTGTTGTCTTCCTGTGTCTGGCGGCCCTGTACGAGAGCTGGTCGATTCCATTCTCGGTTATGCTGGTTGTACCGTTGGGTGTGGTCGGTGCGCTGTTAGCCGCCACCTTCCGCGGGTTAACCAATGACGTTTACTTCCAGGTGGGTCTGCTGACGACCATCGGCCTGTCGGCGAAGAACGCGATATTGATCGTTGAATTCGCCAAAGACCTGATGGAGAAAGAAGGCAAAGGGCTGATTGAGGCGACGCTTGAAGCAGTACGTATGCGTCTGCGTCCAATCCTGATGACCTCCCTGGCGTTTATCCTCGGGGTAATGCCGTTGGTTATCAGCTCCGGTGCCGGCTCCGGCGCGCAGAACGCCGTTGGTACAGGCGTAATGGGCGGGATGGTGACTGCGACGATTCTGGCCATCTTCTTCGTGCCGGTGTTCTTCGTGGTGGTTCGCCGCCGCTTTAGCAAGAAATCGGAAGATATTGAGCACAGCCATCAGGTTGAGCATCATTAATCATCAATCCTGAACAAAGGGCCGCCATCGCGGCCCTTTTTTTGTCTGCCTGCCACAGGGCACATATTGCCATTGTTTATTTTTCGTGCTGCATTTAATATATATACATATGTTCCAGGCTGTTTTTATCAGATTGCTCAGCATTCAGGTTCAACATACGTACTTTTACCAGGAATAATCCTAATATCATTGTCAGTGGTCGGCGGTTTCTGAACGCGACAGCTGCCAGCCTTAAGCCAATGATTGATAAGACTTCTCTATTTTTCAGGTCTGGTACCGAAATCGAGGAAATTAATTCGTCTATTTTTAAGATAATTTCTCCCTGATAATTGTAATTTTTCGTAATAGCACGATGAAATCTTTTGGAGAGTGGATTATAGTTAAATCAGCAGGATTACTCAGTTAGTGCCAGGTCAGTTAGTCGTGTTCATCCCACAACGGTGTTTGTTAGTCGTCGTTTAAACCACTCAAAAGGGGATGCGTTATGGACGAATACTCGCCAAAAAGACATGATATAGCACAGCTACGCTTTCTCTGCGAAACGCTGTATCATGACTGTCTTGCAAACCTGGAAGAGAGCAACCATGGGTGGGTTAACGACCCGACATCGGCTGTCAATCTTCAGTTAAATGAATTGATCGAGCACATTGCCACGTTCGCGCTTAATTATAAAATTAAGTATGCCGAGGATAATAAACTGATCGATCAAGTTGACGAATATCTGGACGATACTTTCACATTGTTCAGTAACTACGGCATTAACTCCTCGGATTTGCAGAAGTGGAAAAAATCCGGTAATCGACTATTTCGTTGCTTTGTCAACGCCAGCCGGGAAAACCCGGCCAGTCTTTCGTGTTAGAATTATTACAATCAAAAGGTGGAATTATGTCTGATAAGCCATTAACTAAAACAGACTATTTGATGCGCTTACGCCGTTGCCAGACAATTGACACGCTGGAGCGCGTCATCGAAAAAAATAAATATGAACTGTCTGATAATGAACTGGCGGTATTTTACTCAGCAGCCGATCATCGTCTGGCTGAACTGACGATGAATAAGCTCTACGATAAGATCCCGACGTCGGTCTGGAAATTTATCCGTTAATTGTTGTGCAGAGCGAGGTCTATTGTCGAGGTGACAATCCCCGCATCTGCAGGGTATCTTTGTGATAGTACTCACATTTTTCCTTTTACAGCGAGCCTGTAACCGGTTTCTTTTTTATACTGCTATGGTGATAAAGAATCAGGTATAAGGAAATTCCATGAGTGAAGAAAAACGCAAAATGATCGCTGGTGAGCTCTATTTATCTGGCGACCCTACCCTCTGCGCCGATCGTCTGCGGGCCAGACATCTGCTGCATCGTTATAATCATTCTTCTCCGGATGCACAGCAAGAGCGTCAGTATATTCTGGCCGAATTGTTCGGTCGCGCCGGCGATGCATATATCGAGCCGAGCTTTCGCTGCGATTACGGCTACAATATCTTTCTCGGTTCCCATTTTTACGCCAATTTCGACTGCGTGATGCTGGACGTCTGTCCCATCCACATTGGAGATAACTGTATGCTGGCGCCGGGAGTCCATATTTATACCGCCACCCACCCCCTCGATGCCGATGCTCGTAACAGTGGTCAGGAATACGGTAAGCCCGTCACCATTGGTCATAACGTGTGGATCGGCGGCCGGGCGGTGATTAACCCCGGGGTAACCATTGGCGACAATGCGGTTATCGCCTCCGGCGCGGTCGTCACCAAAGATGTTCCGGCCTTTGCTGTCGTTGGCGGTAATCCGGCGCAGATCATCAAGCGGCTTCCGCAGCCAAATACGTAACTGTTATGCTTTTCTGTAACCGATCTGTTACTTTCACCCCGGAATATTGCAACATAAAATAGCCTTCAGGCTGAGCCTGCTATGCCCGGTCCGCCGGGCGCTCGTTGTTGGCTCATGGCAGAATTCGGGGACCAAGATGACAGAAATACAACGCCTGCTGACTCACACCATTGACGAACTCAACGTTCAGGAAAAACGCGATAATCGCCCGCGTTTTAGTATCAGTTTTATCCGCAACCATCCCGGGCTGTTTGTTGCCATGTATGCCGCGTTTCTGGCGACG contains the following coding sequences:
- a CDS encoding HHA domain-containing protein, whose protein sequence is MSDKPLTKTDYLMRLRRCQTIDTLERVIEKNKYELSDNELAVFYSAADHRLAELTMNKLYDKIPTSVWKFIR
- the maa gene encoding maltose O-acetyltransferase encodes the protein MSEEKRKMIAGELYLSGDPTLCADRLRARHLLHRYNHSSPDAQQERQYILAELFGRAGDAYIEPSFRCDYGYNIFLGSHFYANFDCVMLDVCPIHIGDNCMLAPGVHIYTATHPLDADARNSGQEYGKPVTIGHNVWIGGRAVINPGVTIGDNAVIASGAVVTKDVPAFAVVGGNPAQIIKRLPQPNT
- the tomB gene encoding Hha toxicity modulator TomB, with the translated sequence MDEYSPKRHDIAQLRFLCETLYHDCLANLEESNHGWVNDPTSAVNLQLNELIEHIATFALNYKIKYAEDNKLIDQVDEYLDDTFTLFSNYGINSSDLQKWKKSGNRLFRCFVNASRENPASLSC